A single genomic interval of Acidobacteriota bacterium harbors:
- a CDS encoding UDP-glucose/GDP-mannose dehydrogenase family protein — protein MKIAVIGVGHVGLPTALGLAELGWEVIGADQDAGKIGQMKDGKSPFYEPGLQALLTKHLASGRFRATSDVASAIEAATVLFICVGTPQREDGEADLSQIEGIARLIAQHLNGYKLIVEKSTVPAVTALWIKRTILRFAMAQRRPEGGSLKQPTASPEIDGDLAPPAFDVASNPEFLQEGKAVENFFRPDRVVLGVESARGQEMLEAIYRPLKRPILVAGLTTAELIKHAANAFLSMKISYINMVADVCEAVGADVNMVASGLGLDPRIGPDFLSAGIGFGGYCFPKDLLAFISLAEKHGVQASLLRDVELINRERVDRFLDKLHKALWIVQDKTIGIWGLSFKPNTDDIREAPSLRIAEALVKDGAHLRLYDPQAMQRMRQVFPEQPGHITYCSSPYQACEGSHAVLLLTEWEEFQTVDLQRAANLMELPILLDGRNALDADKAGQAGFEYISVGRKNVPATPETYPAAPIPAVQELGLNATAWR, from the coding sequence CTGAAAATTGCCGTCATAGGGGTTGGACACGTCGGACTGCCGACTGCGCTGGGTCTGGCGGAATTGGGCTGGGAAGTTATCGGCGCTGATCAGGACGCCGGCAAAATCGGCCAGATGAAAGATGGGAAAAGCCCTTTTTACGAGCCCGGTCTTCAGGCGCTCCTGACCAAGCACCTCGCGAGCGGAAGGTTCCGGGCCACCAGCGACGTCGCCAGCGCTATTGAAGCCGCCACCGTATTGTTTATCTGTGTCGGCACGCCACAACGCGAAGACGGAGAGGCGGACCTTTCCCAGATCGAGGGCATTGCCCGCCTCATTGCTCAACATTTGAACGGATACAAGCTCATTGTAGAAAAAAGCACCGTACCCGCTGTCACTGCACTGTGGATCAAGCGGACCATTCTTCGCTTTGCGATGGCGCAGCGGCGGCCAGAGGGGGGTAGCCTGAAGCAGCCCACGGCCTCACCGGAGATCGATGGGGACCTGGCTCCTCCAGCGTTTGACGTCGCTTCAAACCCTGAATTCCTTCAGGAAGGAAAAGCTGTCGAGAATTTCTTTCGTCCCGACCGCGTTGTGCTGGGTGTCGAAAGCGCGCGTGGCCAGGAAATGCTCGAAGCCATCTACCGGCCTCTCAAGCGCCCAATTCTTGTGGCCGGCCTGACGACGGCTGAATTGATCAAACATGCCGCCAATGCTTTTCTGTCGATGAAAATTTCATACATCAACATGGTCGCCGATGTCTGCGAGGCCGTCGGAGCAGATGTCAACATGGTTGCTTCAGGCCTCGGGCTCGATCCTCGCATCGGGCCTGATTTCTTGTCAGCAGGGATTGGCTTCGGCGGGTACTGCTTTCCCAAAGACCTCCTGGCGTTTATTTCCCTGGCGGAAAAACACGGCGTCCAGGCCTCGCTGTTGCGGGATGTTGAGCTAATCAACCGGGAGCGCGTAGACCGATTTCTGGATAAACTCCACAAAGCCCTGTGGATCGTACAGGACAAAACGATTGGCATCTGGGGCCTATCCTTCAAGCCTAACACCGACGACATTCGCGAAGCTCCGAGCTTGAGGATTGCGGAGGCCCTCGTCAAAGATGGCGCTCATCTCCGATTGTACGACCCACAGGCGATGCAACGCATGCGGCAGGTGTTTCCGGAACAGCCGGGCCATATTACCTATTGCTCATCGCCCTACCAGGCATGTGAGGGCTCTCATGCAGTCCTTTTACTGACGGAATGGGAAGAATTTCAGACCGTGGATTTGCAGCGGGCGGCGAACTTGATGGAGCTGCCCATCCTGCTTGACGGAAGAAACGCGCTCGATGCTGACAAGGCTGGCCAGGCGGGGTTTGAGTACATTTCCGTCGGTAGAAAGAACGTGCCTGCAACACCCGAGACGTACCCGGCCGCCCCCATCCCGGCCGTGCAGGAACTCGGACTCAATGCAACAGCCTGGAGGTGA
- a CDS encoding UpxY family transcription antiterminator has translation MVSKGSHAIIHFGVPGWDSRGGAMQLTTYVNEPIPVYAAGGFLPLREEWFAVHTRSKCEKKVATQLGEMQIKCFLPVIREVRSWSDRRKVIDQPLFPGYVFVRIPGEDRVRVSVLRTNGVVAFVGVQGQGIAIPDPEIDNIQTLLSSRVSFEPYPFLRVGQKVRIRGGYLDGIEGILAAKNSDRSVVISIDLIQRSLAVRVSGFDLEPIR, from the coding sequence ATGGTGTCCAAAGGGTCACACGCCATCATTCATTTTGGGGTCCCGGGATGGGACTCAAGGGGCGGAGCTATGCAATTGACGACTTACGTGAACGAACCTATTCCAGTTTATGCCGCCGGTGGCTTTCTGCCTTTGCGCGAGGAGTGGTTCGCGGTCCACACACGTTCAAAATGCGAGAAAAAAGTCGCCACTCAGCTCGGCGAAATGCAGATTAAATGTTTCCTGCCGGTCATCCGGGAGGTCCGGTCCTGGAGCGATCGCCGCAAGGTAATCGACCAGCCCCTTTTTCCCGGGTATGTTTTTGTTCGGATCCCTGGTGAGGACAGGGTACGGGTCTCGGTGCTCAGAACCAACGGCGTGGTAGCGTTTGTCGGCGTACAGGGGCAAGGAATCGCTATTCCCGATCCCGAAATCGATAATATTCAGACGCTACTCTCAAGCAGGGTCTCCTTTGAACCGTATCCATTTCTGCGGGTCGGTCAGAAAGTCAGAATTCGAGGCGGTTATCTCGATGGCATCGAGGGAATCCTTGCTGCCAAAAATTCTGACCGGAGTGTGGTAATCTCCATAGATCTGATTCAGAGATCACTTGCAGTTCGGGTCAGCGGTTTCGACCTTGAACCCATCCGGTAA